The Sphaerochaeta sp. sequence GATCAGCAGTGTCGGGTTGATGTACTTCTTCAGTACATCAGTGAATCTGCCTGCGTCTTTGGCCGATTTGAGGTCGATGAGCAGATCCGGCATTCTGACGTACTTCACAGTGTAATAGTGTTTGCAGGCTTCCATTCCGAAGGCACAAGCCATGTAGGTCTTTCCACTGCCGGTCGCGCCGGTGATAAAGATGTTCCGGTACTCTGTGATGTACTCACAGGTCGCCAGCCGCTCAATGAGCGTTCTGTTCAGCTTGCGGTTGTGCCCATAATCGATATCGGCAATAGAAGCATCAGGCTGCTCAAACTCGGCATTCCGAATCAGCCTCTTCAGCCGGTTGTTCTTGCGTGCAGTGTATTCAGTATCGACGAGCATTCCGAAACGGTCCTCAAAGGGGACCTCCTTCATGGATGGGTCATCCTTCTGGACGCGGAATGCATCGGCCATAGGTGTCATATGCATCTCAATAAGCTTGTCAATCGTACTCTGGTTGGTCATGATCTGTTACCTCCATAATGTCTGGCGCCGC is a genomic window containing:
- a CDS encoding ATP-binding protein — translated: MTNQSTIDKLIEMHMTPMADAFRVQKDDPSMKEVPFEDRFGMLVDTEYTARKNNRLKRLIRNAEFEQPDASIADIDYGHNRKLNRTLIERLATCEYITEYRNIFITGATGSGKTYMACAFGMEACKHYYTVKYVRMPDLLIDLKSAKDAGRFTDVLKKYINPTLLI